Proteins encoded together in one Phycisphaerae bacterium window:
- a CDS encoding HAD family hydrolase: MSERFVELTGIAVVVFDLDDTLYPERQFVWSGFEAVANWLRQQMDCPDDPARRMRELFESGCRRRVFDELLAEWRCPHAEDWVRQMIACYRDHNPVIRLYPDAEAVLLKWQGLFQLSLISDGPVRMQQNKVRALGLESLLRPLVLTDRWGEAFRKPHQRAFEYIESVTGCRGPECLYIGDNPQKDFVAPNQMAWRSVCVRHQDGIYANTEAPPEGQPEFLVSELSYILISK, translated from the coding sequence ATGAGCGAGCGGTTCGTCGAACTTACCGGAATTGCGGTGGTCGTTTTTGATCTGGACGATACCCTTTACCCCGAGCGGCAGTTTGTCTGGAGCGGGTTTGAGGCGGTGGCTAACTGGCTTCGCCAACAGATGGACTGCCCCGATGACCCGGCCCGCCGGATGCGCGAGCTGTTCGAAAGCGGATGTCGGCGACGGGTGTTCGATGAACTGCTTGCCGAATGGAGATGCCCACATGCCGAGGACTGGGTTCGACAGATGATCGCCTGCTACCGTGACCACAACCCAGTCATTCGGTTGTATCCAGACGCAGAAGCCGTCCTTCTGAAATGGCAGGGGCTGTTTCAACTTTCATTGATTAGTGATGGCCCCGTCAGGATGCAGCAGAACAAGGTGAGGGCGTTGGGATTGGAGTCTCTCTTGAGACCACTCGTGCTGACCGATCGGTGGGGGGAAGCCTTTCGGAAACCTCATCAGAGAGCCTTCGAGTACATTGAGAGTGTGACCGGCTGCCGGGGTCCGGAATGTCTCTACATCGGCGACAATCCGCAGAAAGACTTCGTTGCTCCAAACCAAATGGCTTGGCGATCCGTGTGCGTCCGGCATCAGGACGGGATCTACGCGAATACCGAAGCCCCACCAGAGGGTCAACCGGAGTTCCTGGTCTCGGAATTGAGTTATATTCTTATCTCCAAATAG
- a CDS encoding polysaccharide biosynthesis/export family protein yields the protein MRLNPKYSPVRWGFGLAGTLLPVAFISGCASAWWNGFLDPTQVGNFRENVVTEIQDTVSFEDKPSGIPNAVDPTPDDLVATVENYQLGPGDVFQITLLDFMARGAQSEFVLTVDDLGYVDIAQIGRIRVEGLTLPEVRDEVARQAKARGIYAEESEPTITVIMGDQQNRTFSITGAVQAPGTYRIPRPDFRLTEALIMAGGSDEMLQRLYAGGRVRTIYVIRNERRPKTVKESVVKGKPSRDETNLKPADTGLPSAVVPEPAVPEPQSVQPSTRPGTQGPALPTDSVEQDLIDAVAPEGASPRRGELPSSAPQSKNESPPPLRPFIFVNDKLIEAPAGQEARRAATSASTVVETVPQTEQATRPVDWSELAGEGQQRIIRISAEALRTGDSSSNIVIRHQDLIRVDPGPIGTYYVGGHVVMPGQYPLNGEQVTLAQAVIAARGLDPLAWPTRCEIRRRIDRDREQITQWDLARIMAGQDPDVFLRPNDVVNVGTHAIAPFLYTIRNAFRFSYGFSFSYDRNWAEYDTLAGQYYRARTEASRRGLLSAFDF from the coding sequence ATGCGATTAAACCCGAAATACAGCCCGGTTCGCTGGGGGTTTGGATTGGCAGGCACTCTCTTGCCGGTGGCCTTCATCTCAGGTTGTGCCTCGGCATGGTGGAATGGGTTCCTGGACCCTACTCAGGTTGGGAACTTCCGCGAGAACGTGGTCACGGAGATCCAGGACACGGTCAGTTTCGAGGACAAGCCTTCCGGTATTCCCAACGCGGTGGACCCGACGCCGGACGACTTGGTTGCCACGGTGGAGAACTACCAGCTGGGTCCCGGCGACGTTTTTCAGATCACGCTTCTGGATTTCATGGCCCGTGGGGCACAGAGCGAATTCGTCCTGACCGTGGACGACCTGGGCTATGTTGACATCGCACAGATCGGTCGAATTCGCGTGGAGGGGCTTACTCTTCCTGAGGTTAGAGACGAGGTTGCTCGACAGGCGAAGGCAAGAGGCATCTATGCCGAAGAGAGCGAACCCACAATCACGGTGATAATGGGCGATCAGCAGAACCGGACTTTCAGTATTACGGGCGCCGTTCAGGCGCCCGGCACCTATCGGATTCCCCGCCCGGATTTCAGGCTCACCGAAGCACTCATCATGGCCGGCGGGTCGGATGAGATGCTTCAGCGGCTTTACGCCGGCGGCCGGGTCCGGACGATCTACGTGATCCGGAACGAGCGGCGCCCGAAGACGGTCAAGGAATCGGTCGTGAAGGGCAAGCCAAGCCGTGATGAAACCAACCTTAAGCCGGCAGACACCGGGTTGCCGTCGGCCGTCGTTCCTGAGCCGGCTGTTCCCGAGCCTCAGTCGGTCCAGCCGTCCACACGACCAGGAACGCAGGGGCCGGCATTGCCCACCGACTCCGTGGAGCAGGATTTGATCGACGCCGTCGCCCCCGAGGGAGCATCTCCTCGACGGGGTGAGTTGCCTTCCTCCGCGCCGCAATCGAAGAACGAGAGCCCGCCCCCGTTGAGACCTTTCATCTTCGTCAACGACAAGCTGATTGAGGCGCCTGCGGGCCAGGAAGCCCGTCGGGCGGCGACTTCGGCTTCGACCGTCGTGGAGACGGTTCCACAGACTGAGCAGGCAACCCGACCGGTGGACTGGAGCGAGTTGGCCGGCGAGGGACAACAGAGAATCATCCGCATCTCCGCCGAGGCTTTGCGAACCGGTGACAGCAGCAGCAACATTGTGATTCGACATCAGGATCTGATCCGGGTTGATCCCGGCCCGATCGGGACTTACTACGTGGGTGGTCACGTGGTCATGCCGGGTCAATACCCGCTCAACGGTGAGCAGGTGACCCTGGCACAAGCAGTGATAGCCGCTCGCGGTCTCGATCCGCTGGCGTGGCCGACGCGGTGCGAGATCCGCCGGAGAATCGACCGCGATCGGGAGCAGATCACGCAATGGGATTTGGCTCGAATCATGGCGGGCCAGGACCCGGACGTCTTCCTGCGCCCCAATGACGTGGTCAACGTGGGGACGCACGCGATTGCCCCCTTCTTGTATACCATTCGCAATGCCTTCCGGTTCAGCTACGGATTCTCGTTTTCGTACGACAGGAACTGGGCCGAGTACGACACGCTTGCCGGCCAGTACTATCGAGCCCGGACCGAGGCATCACGGAGAGGTCTGCTGAGCGCCTTCGACTTCTGA
- a CDS encoding exosortase/archaeosortase family protein, whose translation MSTKPRSLWTPANTLQAAALTTLLAVLFWHVLHRLVLKWLSSEDWSHGFIIPLFSLYYLYIRRDMMPVGLRDRSVLPRLAGAAFLTLAFLLYLKATIARIDYPKNVALVMSIVGTLLMVCGWPLTRWSWFAVAFLMFAMPLPDNVYGQITSPLQRIAARVSAGVLSMVPDMMTEATGTIVEYSYQNRTGTLDVERACSGMRLLMTMTALGVAMTFVNERALWQRLIMILVCVPIAVFCNIIRVTTTGFFVVFGRQDLAQGTAHTLLGLMMLAVAFSLYGATSYVLNHLFVDHQPEPEDGTATGGIAG comes from the coding sequence ATGAGCACCAAGCCTCGATCCCTGTGGACGCCGGCCAACACGCTGCAGGCAGCGGCGTTGACCACTCTGCTGGCCGTCCTTTTCTGGCACGTGCTGCATCGTCTGGTGCTCAAGTGGCTGTCCAGCGAGGACTGGTCGCACGGGTTTATCATTCCTTTGTTCAGCCTGTACTACCTGTACATTCGCAGGGACATGATGCCGGTCGGTTTGCGGGACCGCAGCGTACTCCCGCGGCTGGCAGGGGCAGCATTCCTGACTCTCGCGTTTCTGCTGTATCTGAAGGCAACCATCGCCCGGATCGACTATCCCAAGAACGTCGCCTTGGTCATGAGCATCGTCGGGACTCTGTTGATGGTATGCGGCTGGCCGCTGACCCGATGGAGCTGGTTCGCCGTCGCCTTCCTTATGTTCGCGATGCCGCTTCCAGACAACGTATACGGACAGATTACCAGCCCGCTCCAGCGAATCGCCGCTCGCGTCTCGGCGGGGGTTCTCTCCATGGTTCCGGACATGATGACCGAGGCGACGGGCACGATCGTCGAATACAGCTACCAGAACCGGACGGGGACGCTCGACGTGGAGCGGGCGTGCAGCGGCATGCGTCTGCTCATGACGATGACGGCTCTCGGGGTGGCCATGACCTTCGTGAACGAGCGGGCCCTTTGGCAGCGGCTGATCATGATTCTGGTTTGCGTGCCGATCGCCGTGTTCTGCAACATCATCCGGGTTACCACGACCGGGTTTTTCGTCGTTTTCGGTCGCCAGGATCTGGCGCAAGGCACGGCTCATACGCTGTTGGGGCTGATGATGCTTGCCGTCGCCTTCTCGCTCTACGGTGCGACATCGTACGTCTTGAATCATTTGTTTGTGGACCATCAACCCGAGCCTGAGGACGGAACGGCCACGGGAGGTATTGCGGGATGA
- a CDS encoding polysaccharide biosynthesis tyrosine autokinase — MTSLPMTVQERIPMPMGPIIRPELAGTSITVQDVIRILKQRIFLILFIWILIFGLTIGGTYLWVKYWPGYTAMGQVVVESPLPKAPMEFTNPIVQVDLLDRAVADQMVRLKSEGLLRDLITNDARVRETQWFKSGRDANERVQKLQSSLSVKQIPQTNYILVSLSTRNPEDAPVIINQLIDKYIFETTTGSQRSYREELDTYTREEEAIRARLQNLRDQQADFLKMELTEPGAIKGINIVGETWRVLAQEAARIGTEKLQYQAQYENLVNRDPSQAFITPQMRMMIEQDPEVVQLQNARVMQEQLLLARQQQGLGENHREIRELKSQMESIDNQLADARARKEQAVLEAEIAQAQTMYFNAMHAEQQLLEQIEQERSKQRDLDRQIVEYENREKEYELLQQQLERVSDYIAQLNMLIRTTSAIRLSGVRALVPLERSSPRWEYNLPAGFVLGLLLGVGLAVLLEFIDTSLKTGRDVIRHVHVPVLGTVPDLDDEEIPIDAIELAPHVAPRSMVAEAFRNIRTNLLLTCPADRQRTVLITSPRPEDGRTAVAVNLAISLAQSGRRVLLVDANFHRPRLRTIFPKSNIDGLSNVLLGRTRLADVVSKTELPNLDVLTTGPIPPNPTELLAATYLQQVITQATERYDQVIFDGPPVLLVSDVLVMTPSVDGVILVFRAQNTSRGVAQRAREQIERVEGHIFGAILNAAQVTRGGYFREQIRSYYDYQSEQLLAAESRRELPGDQGKEA, encoded by the coding sequence ATGACTTCGTTACCCATGACGGTTCAGGAACGGATTCCCATGCCGATGGGGCCGATCATTCGCCCCGAGCTTGCAGGGACGAGCATCACGGTCCAGGACGTGATCCGCATTCTGAAGCAGCGGATTTTCCTTATCCTGTTCATCTGGATTCTCATTTTCGGCCTGACTATCGGGGGCACCTACCTGTGGGTAAAGTACTGGCCAGGCTACACCGCAATGGGGCAGGTGGTTGTGGAGTCGCCGCTGCCGAAAGCGCCCATGGAGTTTACGAACCCGATCGTGCAGGTGGACCTGCTCGACCGCGCGGTGGCCGACCAGATGGTTCGGCTCAAGAGCGAAGGGTTGCTCAGAGACCTGATCACCAACGATGCCCGCGTTCGCGAAACGCAGTGGTTCAAATCAGGCCGCGACGCCAACGAACGCGTTCAGAAGCTTCAGAGCAGTCTGAGCGTCAAACAAATACCGCAGACAAACTACATTCTGGTCAGCCTGTCGACGAGGAATCCGGAAGACGCGCCGGTCATCATCAACCAGCTCATTGATAAGTACATTTTTGAGACCACGACCGGCTCTCAGAGAAGCTATCGAGAGGAACTTGACACCTACACTAGAGAAGAAGAAGCGATCAGAGCCAGGTTGCAGAACCTTCGCGATCAACAGGCGGATTTCCTGAAGATGGAGTTGACCGAGCCGGGCGCGATCAAGGGAATCAATATTGTGGGCGAGACCTGGCGCGTCTTGGCCCAGGAGGCCGCAAGAATCGGTACGGAGAAACTGCAATACCAGGCCCAATATGAGAATCTGGTCAACCGCGATCCGTCCCAGGCGTTCATTACCCCTCAGATGCGGATGATGATCGAGCAGGATCCGGAGGTGGTGCAGCTACAAAACGCCAGGGTCATGCAGGAGCAGCTTCTGTTGGCCCGTCAACAACAGGGGCTCGGCGAAAACCATCGCGAGATCCGCGAGCTGAAAAGTCAGATGGAGTCGATCGACAATCAGTTGGCCGATGCCAGGGCTCGAAAGGAGCAGGCGGTTCTGGAAGCGGAAATCGCCCAGGCGCAGACGATGTATTTCAACGCGATGCATGCCGAACAGCAACTGCTGGAACAGATCGAGCAGGAGCGATCCAAGCAGCGTGACCTGGACCGGCAGATCGTCGAGTATGAAAACCGTGAAAAGGAGTACGAGCTTCTCCAGCAGCAGCTTGAGCGCGTGAGCGATTACATTGCCCAGTTGAACATGCTGATCCGCACCACCAGTGCCATTCGCCTTTCGGGGGTGAGGGCCTTGGTGCCCTTGGAGCGATCTTCGCCTCGATGGGAGTACAACCTGCCGGCCGGTTTCGTACTTGGCCTGTTGTTGGGCGTCGGCTTGGCGGTGCTTCTGGAGTTCATCGACACGTCCCTGAAGACGGGCCGAGACGTCATCAGACATGTTCACGTGCCGGTTCTCGGCACTGTGCCGGACCTGGACGACGAGGAAATCCCCATTGACGCAATCGAGCTTGCGCCGCATGTGGCGCCTCGATCCATGGTCGCGGAGGCGTTTCGAAACATCCGGACGAACCTGCTGTTGACCTGTCCGGCCGACCGACAGCGGACGGTGCTGATCACAAGCCCCAGACCGGAGGACGGCAGAACCGCCGTAGCGGTCAACCTGGCGATCTCGCTGGCCCAAAGCGGCCGGCGGGTGTTGCTGGTCGACGCGAACTTCCACCGCCCCAGGCTTCGGACCATTTTTCCCAAGTCCAATATAGACGGCCTGAGCAACGTCCTGCTGGGACGCACCCGCCTCGCGGATGTGGTTTCCAAGACCGAATTGCCCAACCTGGATGTGCTGACCACCGGTCCCATTCCGCCCAACCCGACGGAGTTGCTCGCCGCGACCTATTTGCAGCAAGTGATTACCCAGGCCACCGAGCGATACGATCAGGTGATTTTCGATGGGCCTCCGGTGCTGCTGGTCAGCGACGTTCTGGTCATGACCCCAAGCGTCGACGGCGTCATCCTGGTGTTCAGGGCCCAAAACACGTCTCGCGGCGTTGCCCAACGTGCCCGCGAGCAGATCGAGCGGGTTGAGGGACACATTTTCGGGGCAATCCTGAACGCGGCCCAAGTAACCCGAGGAGGCTATTTCCGCGAGCAGATTCGCAGTTATTACGACTATCAGTCCGAGCAGTTGCTTGCTGCTGAATCGCGCCGCGAGCTTCCCGGAGACCAAGGCAAAGAAGCCTGA
- a CDS encoding sugar phosphate isomerase/epimerase family protein, with translation MKIGCDLMLWTGCFTRKSIPLIERVAKLGFDGVEFPMFDPKAVDVRATRKALEATGLGSTVCTVIVTGSPISPEARERQAAIDHVVRVLEVSKELGSDCVAGPLYSPVGRLVGRGRNAAEWKYAVASLRKIADVAEILDINVGIEPLNRFETYFLNTCEDAAALCDEIGSTHVGVHYDTFHANIEEKDPTAALRKIGRKRLFHVHACENDRGIPGTGHVPWKDFFKTLKQLKYNRWLTIESFVPAIKELAAAAAIWRPLAKDGDDLAKRGLRFLRANVG, from the coding sequence ATGAAGATCGGTTGTGACCTGATGCTGTGGACGGGCTGCTTCACACGCAAGAGCATCCCCTTGATCGAGAGGGTGGCGAAGCTGGGATTCGACGGAGTGGAGTTCCCGATGTTTGACCCCAAGGCCGTGGATGTTCGCGCAACGCGCAAAGCCTTGGAAGCCACCGGCCTCGGCTCCACGGTGTGTACCGTCATCGTGACCGGCTCGCCCATCAGCCCAGAAGCCCGTGAACGCCAGGCAGCGATCGACCATGTTGTTCGCGTCCTGGAGGTGAGCAAGGAACTCGGCTCCGATTGTGTGGCCGGTCCGCTGTACTCGCCGGTCGGCAGGCTCGTTGGCCGCGGGCGCAACGCCGCCGAATGGAAATACGCCGTGGCAAGCCTTCGCAAGATCGCCGATGTCGCCGAGATCCTTGACATCAACGTGGGAATTGAGCCCCTGAATCGCTTCGAAACCTATTTCCTCAACACCTGCGAGGACGCGGCCGCCCTGTGTGACGAGATCGGCAGCACCCATGTCGGCGTCCACTACGACACCTTCCATGCGAACATCGAAGAAAAGGATCCCACGGCCGCCCTGCGCAAGATTGGCAGGAAGCGGTTGTTCCACGTCCATGCTTGTGAGAATGATCGCGGCATTCCCGGGACCGGCCACGTGCCGTGGAAGGATTTCTTCAAGACCCTCAAGCAACTCAAGTACAACCGCTGGCTGACGATCGAGAGTTTCGTGCCGGCGATTAAGGAACTGGCCGCAGCAGCGGCGATCTGGAGACCGCTGGCGAAAGACGGCGATGACCTGGCCAAGCGCGGCCTGAGGTTCCTGCGAGCGAATGTCGGGTAG
- a CDS encoding SPASM domain-containing protein: MKTIAVIEADFARGVLGTRARLNDDLLGETVLRRTLRRVLAAKRVDRTHLVVHRRERHLADAAVAGLDVVVQTHDAGSVPWREMVASGRKWSLDAWRGGLVGTTVFDESLNPWLIDAVCRMDHADAVVAVPSAAPLLDPDLLDRLIDHYDQVRAEMRLALTQTAPGLSAIVCQPALLAELAKAGQPLCRIMAYRPEEPRKDLATQSAYYAVPAEISHAVGRCIADTQAALDRVAQILVETARDNQTPDATTASRWLLDHRYDQIGVLPEEVEIELTTEDSLPNTTLRPRGSAVGRRGPMSMDMYKRLIDELATRDDARIVLGGFGDPLLHPEWPAMAAYARQAGILGIAVRTTGINLDASAIDALMSPRVDVLNVLIDAMTPATYRDVHRADCYQQVAANIEALCIANHQRRQPQPLIVCEMAKTRATISEMEKFFDHWIAKTGSVYVAGPSHYARQWPELAVMSMAPPARVPCYRIFRRTFVLADGRVTVCDQDYRGNHAIGSLTDTSLSSLWTGPIMMAVRRSHLDHRFDGIPLCPLCEEWNRP; the protein is encoded by the coding sequence ATGAAGACCATTGCTGTCATCGAAGCCGATTTTGCACGAGGGGTACTCGGCACGCGGGCCCGCCTGAATGACGATCTGCTGGGCGAGACGGTCCTGCGGCGGACGTTGCGGCGCGTCCTGGCGGCAAAGCGAGTTGACCGAACCCACCTGGTTGTGCATCGTCGCGAGAGGCACCTGGCTGACGCGGCCGTGGCGGGCCTCGATGTGGTCGTTCAGACCCATGACGCCGGTTCGGTGCCGTGGCGCGAGATGGTGGCCAGCGGGCGTAAATGGTCTCTTGATGCCTGGCGCGGCGGCTTGGTTGGGACCACCGTCTTCGACGAGAGCCTCAATCCGTGGTTGATCGACGCCGTTTGCCGGATGGATCACGCCGACGCCGTGGTGGCCGTGCCGTCGGCCGCACCGCTGCTCGATCCCGATCTGCTGGATCGACTCATCGACCACTATGACCAGGTGCGCGCCGAGATGCGTCTGGCCCTCACGCAGACCGCCCCGGGCCTATCTGCGATCGTGTGCCAACCCGCCTTGCTCGCCGAACTGGCCAAGGCCGGGCAACCTTTGTGCCGAATCATGGCCTACCGGCCGGAGGAGCCGCGGAAGGATCTCGCCACCCAGAGCGCTTACTATGCCGTCCCGGCCGAGATCAGCCATGCCGTCGGCCGTTGCATCGCCGACACTCAGGCCGCACTGGACCGTGTCGCCCAAATCCTGGTCGAGACCGCCCGGGACAACCAGACTCCTGATGCCACAACCGCTTCCCGCTGGCTGCTCGACCACAGGTACGACCAGATCGGAGTATTGCCCGAAGAAGTCGAAATCGAGCTGACCACCGAGGACTCACTTCCCAACACGACGCTTCGGCCGCGCGGATCGGCCGTCGGCCGACGCGGGCCGATGAGCATGGACATGTATAAGCGGCTGATTGACGAACTGGCCACCCGGGACGACGCGAGAATTGTCCTGGGCGGCTTCGGTGATCCGTTGCTGCACCCCGAATGGCCCGCGATGGCGGCTTATGCCCGCCAAGCGGGGATTCTCGGCATAGCCGTCCGAACCACCGGCATCAACCTGGATGCCTCGGCAATCGACGCGCTCATGAGCCCGCGCGTCGACGTGCTCAATGTCCTCATCGACGCCATGACCCCTGCCACCTATCGCGATGTTCACCGTGCCGACTGTTATCAACAGGTTGCGGCCAACATCGAGGCGCTGTGTATCGCGAACCACCAGCGCCGACAACCTCAGCCGCTCATCGTCTGTGAGATGGCCAAAACGAGAGCGACGATCAGCGAGATGGAGAAGTTCTTTGACCACTGGATCGCCAAGACGGGCTCGGTCTATGTGGCCGGTCCCAGTCACTATGCCCGCCAGTGGCCGGAACTGGCGGTGATGTCCATGGCCCCGCCGGCAAGAGTCCCCTGTTACAGGATCTTCCGCCGCACGTTCGTGCTGGCCGATGGCCGGGTCACCGTCTGTGACCAGGATTACAGAGGCAACCATGCTATCGGATCGCTGACGGACACCTCGCTTTCTTCCTTGTGGACCGGCCCGATCATGATGGCCGTCCGCCGCTCGCATCTGGATCACCGCTTTGATGGCATCCCGCTCTGCCCGCTCTGCGAGGAATGGAACCGACCGTAG
- a CDS encoding DUF115 domain-containing protein, producing the protein MSGSAPATNPLVRDEVYCRNMAALFRSDPRLAQRIDECADDDSVVIEQAKTGVPTVAVRLPGSERPFYLHSRIDPETESKKWADSVEIGDSLCYIINGFGLGYHVRALFSRLKGEAFIIVTEPSLPLLKAAMETMDLADLFRSDRCIILTSTDKNEVQTRLEPHNTAMMMGAQFVSHAPSGRIAADFQAAIRKLLTDHMTYCRMSLVTLVTNSRITCRNIANNLPRFLATPPIDVLRDRFAGYPAIVVSAGPSLRRNIDQLAALKGKAVIIAVHAIYKTLLDRGVIPDFVTVLDYHELTKRFFEGVQDFSGTHMIAEPKVNWGVLDLYKGPVSILSNSFATAVLGRKLAARDGLKAGATVAHLSLYLAVYMGCDPIIFVGQDLGCTDHVYYLPGVAIHDLWRPELNRFHSIEMKEWERIVRARPILIKAKDIHGNDIYTDEQLFTYLQQFEGDFAALPRGRVIDATEGGVRKAGTTVMKLSETAERYCTRPIPREKFDYLRKLDWNDRSRLAAGKAEVEKRLQDIDEMRQTCQHMLAVLKELTGLLDRPAEFNRRIAEVDALRVRMRQLVKTYEIVSAVSQHAELQRFSADRRIAMSEHDDVSRARSQLRRDIQFVEAIVEGAGVAREILSEALSRFDAVIAKE; encoded by the coding sequence TTGTCGGGATCCGCACCAGCAACCAACCCCCTCGTTCGTGATGAGGTATACTGCCGGAATATGGCCGCCCTGTTCCGCAGCGACCCGCGACTTGCCCAGCGCATCGACGAGTGCGCCGACGACGACTCGGTGGTCATCGAACAAGCGAAAACCGGGGTGCCCACGGTTGCGGTCCGTTTACCCGGCTCTGAGCGCCCATTCTATCTGCACAGTCGTATCGACCCCGAAACCGAGTCAAAGAAATGGGCCGATTCGGTCGAGATCGGCGACTCCTTGTGCTACATCATCAACGGATTCGGCCTGGGTTACCATGTGCGGGCCCTGTTCTCGCGGCTCAAGGGCGAAGCGTTCATTATCGTGACCGAGCCGAGTCTGCCGCTTCTCAAGGCCGCCATGGAAACCATGGATCTGGCCGACCTTTTCCGTTCCGACCGCTGCATTATTCTGACCAGTACCGACAAGAACGAGGTTCAGACCCGCCTGGAGCCCCACAACACCGCCATGATGATGGGTGCTCAGTTCGTCAGTCATGCGCCCTCCGGGCGAATTGCCGCAGATTTCCAGGCCGCGATCCGCAAGCTCTTAACCGACCACATGACCTACTGCCGAATGAGCCTGGTCACGCTGGTGACCAACTCCCGAATCACCTGCCGCAACATCGCCAACAACCTGCCGCGGTTTTTGGCCACTCCGCCGATCGACGTGCTTCGCGATCGCTTCGCCGGCTACCCGGCGATCGTCGTCTCCGCCGGGCCATCCCTGAGACGCAATATCGACCAGCTTGCAGCGCTCAAGGGTAAAGCCGTCATCATCGCGGTACACGCCATATACAAGACGCTGCTTGACCGGGGCGTCATTCCCGACTTCGTCACCGTCCTGGATTACCACGAACTGACCAAACGGTTTTTCGAGGGCGTACAGGATTTCAGCGGTACACACATGATCGCCGAACCCAAGGTCAACTGGGGCGTCTTGGATCTTTACAAGGGACCTGTGTCCATTCTGTCCAACAGCTTTGCGACCGCCGTGTTGGGCCGCAAGCTTGCCGCGCGCGACGGTCTCAAAGCCGGGGCGACGGTTGCCCACTTGTCGCTGTACCTTGCGGTCTACATGGGCTGCGATCCGATCATCTTCGTCGGCCAGGATCTGGGATGCACCGACCACGTCTATTACCTGCCCGGTGTCGCCATCCACGACCTGTGGCGGCCGGAGCTGAACCGCTTCCACTCCATCGAAATGAAGGAATGGGAACGAATCGTTCGAGCCCGGCCGATCCTGATCAAGGCCAAGGACATTCATGGCAACGACATCTACACCGACGAGCAGCTTTTCACCTATCTCCAGCAATTTGAGGGTGACTTTGCCGCGCTGCCTCGCGGACGGGTCATCGATGCCACGGAAGGCGGCGTACGCAAGGCCGGCACAACGGTAATGAAGCTCTCTGAAACGGCCGAGCGGTACTGCACCCGTCCCATACCGCGCGAGAAGTTCGACTACCTCCGCAAGCTCGATTGGAATGATCGTTCGCGCCTGGCCGCCGGCAAGGCGGAAGTTGAGAAGCGACTGCAGGATATCGACGAGATGCGCCAAACGTGCCAGCACATGCTCGCCGTACTCAAGGAACTTACCGGCCTGCTTGACCGGCCGGCTGAGTTCAATCGGCGAATTGCCGAGGTTGATGCCCTGCGCGTCCGGATGCGCCAACTGGTAAAGACCTACGAGATCGTCAGCGCGGTGTCACAACACGCGGAGTTACAGCGATTCAGCGCCGACCGCCGCATTGCCATGAGCGAACATGATGACGTTTCCCGGGCCCGAAGCCAGTTGCGTCGCGATATCCAGTTCGTCGAGGCGATTGTCGAAGGAGCCGGCGTGGCCCGCGAGATACTGAGCGAAGCCTTATCCCGCTTTGACGCCGTGATCGCCAAGGAGTAA
- the aat gene encoding leucyl/phenylalanyl-tRNA--protein transferase, producing MKTLPLTPQVLVAAYASGIFPMDVEGRIQWFSPDPRAVIPLDGFHASKTCMQTWRSGRFEIRVNTAFEEVMRGCADRREGTWISEQIVEAYCRLHELGLAHSVESWRAIDQPAGSSQGSAGELAGGLYGVAIGGAFFGESMFSRQRDASKVALVALVERMRSRGFALLDVQFLTPHLQRFGAVEIPRREYLERLKDALKIRASFVD from the coding sequence ATGAAGACGCTCCCCCTCACGCCTCAGGTTCTTGTTGCCGCGTATGCGAGCGGCATCTTCCCCATGGACGTGGAGGGCCGGATCCAGTGGTTCAGCCCCGATCCGCGGGCGGTCATTCCGCTGGACGGCTTTCACGCCTCGAAGACGTGCATGCAGACCTGGCGCAGCGGGCGGTTCGAGATCCGCGTCAACACCGCCTTCGAGGAGGTCATGCGCGGCTGCGCCGACCGGCGCGAAGGCACCTGGATCTCGGAGCAGATCGTAGAGGCCTATTGCCGACTGCACGAACTGGGCCTGGCTCACTCGGTCGAAAGTTGGCGGGCCATCGACCAACCTGCGGGGAGCAGCCAAGGGTCGGCGGGCGAGTTGGCCGGCGGGCTCTACGGGGTGGCTATCGGGGGCGCGTTCTTTGGCGAATCCATGTTCAGCCGACAGCGGGACGCTTCCAAGGTAGCCCTGGTCGCCCTGGTTGAACGAATGCGCAGTCGCGGTTTCGCCCTGCTTGACGTACAATTCCTTACGCCGCACCTTCAGCGGTTCGGGGCGGTCGAGATTCCTCGTCGCGAGTACCTCGAACGCCTGAAGGATGCACTGAAGATCAGGGCGAGCTTCGTCGATTGA